The proteins below come from a single Beutenbergia cavernae DSM 12333 genomic window:
- a CDS encoding phosphotransferase, giving the protein MSGGAGRLASAANLLGRGRTADVYDLGDGLVLRRYRDGYDAEREAEIQAHVAEHGFPAPAVVEAHGPDLVMARVAGPTMLGALVAGDARPDEAAHLLADLHDRLHALPAPAGPREPGDVVVHLDLHPDNVMLDPERGPVLIDWANARLGTADLDVAMTALILAEVAVAPPDSELAAQAGPALAAVPALGAAFLAAVDGDARLGLAGALAMRAANPTLDAAEKERLSTAVRAVREWADAAG; this is encoded by the coding sequence GTGAGTGGCGGAGCGGGTCGCCTCGCCTCTGCCGCGAACCTCCTCGGCCGCGGCCGCACGGCCGACGTCTACGACCTGGGCGACGGCCTCGTGCTGCGTCGCTACCGCGACGGCTACGACGCCGAGCGTGAGGCCGAGATCCAGGCGCACGTCGCCGAGCACGGGTTCCCCGCGCCCGCGGTGGTCGAGGCGCACGGACCCGACCTCGTGATGGCCCGGGTGGCGGGCCCGACGATGCTCGGAGCGCTGGTCGCCGGCGACGCACGGCCCGACGAGGCCGCCCACCTCCTCGCGGACCTCCACGACCGGCTGCACGCCCTGCCCGCACCTGCCGGCCCGCGCGAGCCGGGCGACGTCGTCGTCCATCTCGATCTGCATCCGGACAACGTCATGCTCGACCCCGAGCGTGGGCCCGTGCTCATCGACTGGGCGAACGCGCGGCTCGGGACCGCCGACCTCGACGTCGCGATGACGGCGCTCATCCTCGCGGAGGTGGCGGTGGCACCGCCGGACTCGGAGCTCGCGGCCCAGGCCGGCCCGGCCCTCGCGGCCGTGCCGGCGCTGGGAGCGGCGTTCCTCGCGGCGGTCGACGGCGATGCCCGGCTCGGCCTCGCGGGCGCTCTCGCGATGCGCGCGGCCAACCCCACGCTGGACGCCGCCGAGAAGGAGCGACTGTCCACCGCCGTGCGCGCCGTGCGGGAGTGGGCCGACGCCGCGGGCTGA
- a CDS encoding LLM class F420-dependent oxidoreductase → MRFGFHTGYWSAGPPPGAADAVRLADELGLDSVWTAEAYGSDAFTPLAWWGSTTQRVRLGTGIAQMSARTPTATAMAALTLDHLSGGRFILGLGASGPQVVEGWYGQPYARPLARTREYLKIVRDVLRREAPVTAPGPAYPLPLPDDAVGATGEGKPLRSTVHPLRADLPIHLAAQGPRNTALAAEIADGWLPAFFSPRLNEDAAEALEDGFARRDPHLAGREHFEVSASVPVALGRDVEEAADRLRPQIALYVGGMGSAATNFHRAAIARLGYADPIEKITRLYAAGDRAAAAAAVPTDLVLDVALAGTPLDVAAQLEEWRTTVVTTLIVQTDPRALPALAEVLR, encoded by the coding sequence ATGAGGTTCGGCTTCCACACGGGCTACTGGTCCGCCGGCCCACCACCCGGGGCCGCGGACGCCGTCCGCCTGGCCGACGAGCTCGGCCTCGACTCCGTGTGGACGGCGGAGGCCTACGGCTCCGACGCCTTCACGCCGCTCGCCTGGTGGGGATCGACCACGCAGCGCGTGCGCCTCGGCACCGGCATCGCGCAGATGTCCGCCCGCACCCCGACGGCGACGGCGATGGCCGCCCTCACCCTCGACCACCTTTCGGGCGGCCGCTTCATCCTGGGCCTGGGTGCGTCCGGCCCGCAGGTCGTCGAGGGCTGGTACGGCCAGCCGTACGCCCGGCCGCTCGCCCGCACCCGCGAGTACCTGAAGATCGTGCGCGACGTGCTGCGTCGCGAGGCCCCCGTGACGGCGCCCGGTCCCGCCTATCCCCTGCCGCTGCCGGACGACGCCGTCGGTGCGACCGGCGAGGGCAAACCTCTGCGGTCGACGGTGCACCCGCTCCGCGCCGATCTGCCGATCCACCTCGCGGCGCAGGGTCCGCGGAACACGGCCCTCGCCGCCGAGATCGCCGACGGCTGGCTGCCCGCCTTCTTCTCCCCGCGGCTCAACGAGGACGCCGCCGAGGCTCTCGAGGACGGCTTCGCCCGCCGCGACCCGCACCTCGCCGGACGCGAGCACTTCGAGGTGAGCGCGTCCGTACCCGTGGCCCTCGGCAGGGACGTGGAGGAGGCGGCCGACCGGCTGCGGCCCCAGATCGCGCTGTACGTCGGCGGCATGGGCTCGGCGGCCACGAACTTCCACCGCGCCGCGATCGCGCGACTCGGGTACGCGGACCCGATCGAGAAGATCACGCGGCTGTACGCGGCCGGCGATCGCGCGGCCGCGGCCGCCGCGGTCCCGACCGACCTCGTGCTCGACGTCGCGCTCGCCGGCACGCCGCTCGACGTCGCCGCCCAGCTCGAGGAGTGGCGCACCACCGTCGTCACCACGCTCATCGTGCAGACGGACCCGCGGGCGCTGCCGGCGCTCGCCGAGGTGCTGCGGTGA
- a CDS encoding GntR family transcriptional regulator, producing the protein MLRLDTASAVPFADQIAAQVRHGLVTGELRPGSRLPSARELGAMLDVNLHTVLRAYQQLRDEELLELRRGRGATIRAGAAVDRARLGELARDLLAEARRLGMTTDAVVALVRDAARTSPSSFGRTP; encoded by the coding sequence ATGTTGCGACTCGACACCGCGTCTGCGGTCCCGTTCGCCGACCAGATCGCTGCGCAGGTGCGGCACGGCCTCGTCACGGGAGAGCTGCGGCCCGGGTCACGCCTGCCGTCGGCGCGCGAGCTGGGCGCGATGCTCGACGTCAACCTCCACACCGTCCTGCGGGCCTACCAGCAGCTCCGGGACGAGGAGCTGCTCGAGCTCCGCCGCGGACGCGGCGCGACGATCCGCGCGGGAGCCGCGGTCGACCGGGCACGGCTCGGCGAGCTCGCTCGCGACCTGCTCGCCGAGGCGCGACGACTCGGGATGACGACCGACGCCGTCGTCGCCCTCGTCCGTGACGCCGCCCGCACCTCACCCTCGTCCTTCGGGAGGACTCCATGA